The Methanosphaera stadtmanae DSM 3091 genome includes a window with the following:
- a CDS encoding 2,5-diamino-6-(ribosylamino)-4(3H)-pyrimidinone 5'-phosphate reductase gives MKPYVLLNSAMTVDGKIATNNSSMKISGKNDLIRVHTLRKEYDGIMVGINTVLIDNPKLTIHKINCKKSENPTRIIVDSSARIPLDSKVLNDDAKTIVIVSSKANKASVELLKEKCNVIICGSKQVNLKLALDKLYSLGIKSILLEGGSTLNFSMFKEKLIDEVSICIGSKILGGYDSKTFVDGEGFDKNDCINLKIKKVEKIDDDILLKYDVIY, from the coding sequence ATGAAGCCATATGTATTATTAAATTCAGCCATGACAGTTGATGGTAAGATTGCAACCAACAACAGTTCAATGAAAATATCTGGTAAGAATGATTTAATTAGAGTACATACTTTACGAAAAGAGTATGATGGTATCATGGTTGGCATAAATACTGTTTTAATTGATAATCCTAAATTAACAATTCATAAAATTAATTGTAAAAAATCAGAAAATCCTACAAGAATCATTGTTGATAGTAGTGCTAGAATTCCATTAGATTCAAAAGTTTTAAATGATGATGCTAAAACAATTGTTATTGTATCATCTAAGGCCAACAAAGCTAGTGTTGAATTATTAAAAGAAAAATGTAATGTTATTATATGTGGTTCAAAACAAGTTAATTTAAAATTAGCATTAGATAAGTTATATTCCCTTGGAATAAAGAGTATTCTCCTAGAAGGTGGTTCAACACTTAACTTTTCAATGTTTAAAGAGAAACTTATCGATGAAGTTTCTATTTGTATTGGTTCTAAAATTTTAGGAGGATATGATTCAAAGACCTTTGTTGATGGTGAAGGTTTTGATAAGAATGATTGTATTAATTTAAAAATAAAAAAAGTAGAAAAAATAGATGATGATATTTTATTAAAATATGATGTTATCTATTAA
- a CDS encoding histidinol phosphate phosphatase domain-containing protein has protein sequence MSENKRIDLHTHSIFSDGELLPSELARRADVLGHKALAITDHVDASNIEVASKISEAVNDIRDNWDINIIPGVEITHTPIEVIDKLANKARKYGAEIVVVHGETIVEPVRPGTNRKAAESPEVDIIGHPGLITPEEVEIAIDNDVSLEISARKGHCLGNGHVAKLGLDMGANLVLDTDTHSPDDLITYELAERIARGAEIPEDEIPKILKDNPEKILKKHGLI, from the coding sequence ATGTCAGAAAATAAAAGAATAGACCTACATACACATAGTATTTTTAGTGATGGTGAATTATTACCATCAGAACTTGCAAGAAGAGCAGATGTGCTGGGACATAAAGCATTAGCAATAACAGATCATGTCGATGCATCAAATATAGAAGTAGCTTCAAAAATATCTGAAGCAGTAAATGATATACGTGATAATTGGGATATTAACATAATACCAGGAGTAGAAATAACACATACGCCAATAGAAGTAATAGATAAATTAGCAAACAAAGCAAGAAAATACGGTGCAGAAATAGTGGTAGTGCATGGTGAAACAATAGTTGAACCAGTAAGACCAGGAACAAATAGAAAAGCAGCAGAATCACCAGAAGTAGATATAATTGGACATCCTGGACTTATAACACCTGAAGAAGTGGAAATTGCAATTGATAATGATGTATCATTAGAAATCAGTGCAAGAAAAGGACATTGTTTAGGTAATGGGCATGTGGCAAAATTAGGACTAGATATGGGAGCAAACCTTGTTTTAGATACGGATACACATTCACCTGATGATTTAATAACATATGAATTAGCAGAACGTATTGCAAGAGGTGCAGAAATACCTGAAGATGAAATTCCAAAAATATTAAAAGATAATCCTGAAAAAATACTTAAAAAACATGGATTAATTTAA
- a CDS encoding pantoate kinase — MKNELSVFVPSHITGFFEIIQNSNPLLKGSKGAGITLDEGVVTNTKIKDGNGNIIINVNNKEDSLNTISKKTVKIILDRYNVNIQDYDIYINHDSKLPIGAGFGTSAAFALGISFTLPKLMGINISFKEAGEIAHLAEISQSSGLGDVISEMFGGCVIRLNEGSPVKGIIDKIPITKPIYVITKTIGLLETKDIIENPIHQKHINQSGSILLNRLINNPSISNFMKLSRKFANDTQLISKEIAEIINILDEETLGASMAMLGNTAFALSYSPDTTIDNPIITKINTKGIEYK, encoded by the coding sequence ATGAAAAATGAACTTAGTGTATTTGTACCTTCACATATAACAGGTTTTTTTGAAATTATTCAAAATAGTAATCCCCTTCTTAAAGGCTCAAAAGGTGCAGGTATTACCCTTGATGAAGGTGTAGTTACAAATACGAAAATTAAAGATGGAAATGGAAATATAATTATAAATGTTAATAATAAAGAAGATTCTCTTAACACAATAAGTAAAAAGACTGTTAAGATTATTTTAGATAGATATAATGTTAATATTCAAGATTATGATATTTATATTAATCATGATAGTAAATTACCTATCGGTGCTGGTTTTGGAACAAGTGCTGCATTTGCATTGGGTATTAGTTTTACATTACCTAAGTTAATGGGAATTAATATTAGTTTCAAAGAAGCAGGAGAAATTGCTCATCTTGCTGAAATTTCACAATCAAGTGGTTTGGGTGATGTTATATCTGAAATGTTTGGTGGTTGTGTTATTAGATTAAATGAAGGTTCACCAGTAAAAGGTATAATTGATAAAATTCCAATAACTAAACCTATATATGTTATTACTAAAACTATTGGTTTATTAGAAACTAAGGATATAATTGAAAATCCTATTCATCAAAAGCATATAAATCAAAGTGGTAGTATTTTACTTAATAGATTAATAAATAATCCAAGTATTTCTAATTTCATGAAATTATCAAGAAAGTTTGCAAATGACACACAATTAATTTCTAAAGAAATAGCAGAAATAATAAACATTCTAGATGAAGAAACACTGGGTGCCTCTATGGCTATGCTTGGAAATACAGCTTTTGCACTATCATACAGTCCTGATACAACGATAGATAATCCAATTATAACAAAAATAAATACTAAAGGAATTGAATATAAGTAA
- a CDS encoding winged helix-turn-helix transcriptional regulator: MRIFKNKGEFTKFQILAKIAQQEPHLKQKDIADELGITVQAVSENIKSLVKEGYVETGSSNFRYKITKYGIDKVKTEAINLKSYSDMVLTTMNGYKSIWPAIAAEDLHQGEQVWLNMEDGILYADTEDKSGAYAEVFNDALEGEDVTLINLGGEIDLVPKDVVIVKIPPIAEGGSRACDMEKINEIYAQDFDRIGVLGTSARAITNHLNVYPDFEFATAEATCSAAEKGLRVLVFTVGKMTNRVTSRLEDKGIIYCIEDVKKV, encoded by the coding sequence ATGAGAATATTTAAAAATAAGGGTGAATTCACAAAATTCCAAATTCTTGCAAAAATTGCACAGCAGGAACCTCATCTTAAACAAAAGGATATTGCTGATGAATTAGGAATAACTGTACAGGCTGTTTCTGAAAATATTAAATCTTTAGTTAAAGAGGGTTATGTTGAAACAGGAAGCTCAAATTTCAGATATAAAATAACCAAATATGGTATAGATAAGGTAAAAACTGAAGCAATAAATCTTAAATCTTATTCAGATATGGTTTTAACAACAATGAATGGATATAAATCTATTTGGCCTGCAATTGCTGCTGAAGATTTACATCAAGGTGAACAAGTATGGTTAAATATGGAAGATGGTATTTTATATGCTGATACTGAAGATAAATCAGGAGCATATGCAGAAGTATTTAATGATGCTTTAGAAGGTGAAGATGTAACTCTTATAAATCTTGGTGGAGAAATAGATTTAGTTCCTAAAGATGTTGTTATAGTAAAAATACCTCCTATTGCTGAAGGTGGATCTAGAGCATGTGATATGGAAAAAATAAATGAAATTTATGCACAAGATTTTGATAGAATAGGTGTTTTAGGAACAAGTGCAAGGGCTATTACAAATCATTTAAATGTTTATCCAGATTTTGAATTTGCTACTGCTGAGGCAACTTGTAGTGCTGCAGAAAAAGGTTTACGTGTACTTGTATTTACAGTAGGTAAAATGACAAATAGAGTAACTTCAAGATTAGAAGATAAAGGAATAATTTATTGTATTGAAGATGTTAAAAAAGTTTAA
- the recJ gene encoding single-stranded-DNA-specific exonuclease RecJ — translation MSEVGDSSSNIVDSRKHMDLLFSKAKDKILDAEDITVFTHTDCDGITAGSILSSIFDKLEIDHSVNFVDINEVENLTTDTDLTIISDLGAGQNVSNICDNSNKSVIVLDHHPPIRKLGTKLKGNLIEINPNYYGLDGSYTISGGGLSYLLAKSFHFYDLSWMGILSAVGDMQNSMTGRLRGLNTEILNDGKEVGCVDYTNDLLLYGRHTRPLFVALSYFGDIHLPLTNNRNECVYFLENLGIPVKNDLGSVRYLCDLSMDEKSKLFGELLKMMTREVPDRYVKYIPKLISGETYEFTFEEDYTPFKDASEYSTVINACGRNNNYELGMDVIKGHRAQRHVELEALVKEHKQYLAQSLTKIQENNSVEIMDNIQYFNGDDVKASVVGTIAGMLLNNYDWQKPIVGYTHIDSDTPGYKVSLRCSRLLGYDGVHYGNLVRDISQKCGGSGGGHSVACGAYIPEDNIDQFLELLNNSVNFN, via the coding sequence ATGAGTGAAGTTGGAGATAGTTCTTCTAATATTGTTGATTCAAGAAAACATATGGACTTATTATTTAGTAAGGCAAAAGATAAAATTTTAGATGCTGAGGATATTACAGTATTTACACACACAGATTGTGATGGTATAACAGCAGGTAGTATTTTATCATCTATTTTTGATAAACTTGAGATAGATCATAGTGTTAACTTTGTAGATATTAATGAAGTAGAAAATTTAACTACTGACACAGATTTAACTATAATATCAGATTTAGGTGCAGGTCAAAACGTATCTAATATCTGTGATAATTCAAATAAATCAGTAATTGTACTTGATCATCATCCACCTATACGTAAATTAGGTACAAAACTAAAGGGTAATTTAATTGAAATTAATCCAAACTATTATGGATTAGATGGATCATATACAATTTCTGGTGGAGGTTTATCATATCTACTTGCTAAATCATTTCATTTTTATGATTTAAGTTGGATGGGTATTTTAAGTGCAGTTGGAGATATGCAAAATAGTATGACAGGACGACTAAGGGGTCTTAATACTGAAATTTTAAATGATGGAAAGGAAGTGGGTTGTGTTGATTATACAAATGATTTATTATTGTATGGTAGACATACTAGACCATTATTTGTAGCTTTATCCTACTTTGGTGATATTCATCTACCTCTAACAAATAATCGTAATGAATGTGTTTATTTCTTGGAAAACTTGGGAATTCCTGTTAAAAATGATTTAGGTTCTGTAAGATATCTTTGTGATTTAAGTATGGATGAAAAATCTAAATTATTTGGTGAATTATTGAAAATGATGACAAGAGAAGTTCCTGATAGATATGTTAAATATATTCCTAAATTAATTTCTGGAGAAACATATGAATTTACTTTTGAGGAAGATTACACTCCTTTTAAAGATGCAAGTGAGTATAGTACTGTTATCAATGCTTGTGGAAGAAACAATAATTATGAATTGGGAATGGATGTTATTAAAGGACATAGAGCTCAAAGACATGTGGAGTTAGAAGCTCTTGTTAAAGAACATAAACAATATCTTGCTCAGAGTTTAACAAAAATTCAAGAGAATAATTCTGTTGAAATAATGGATAATATTCAGTATTTTAATGGGGATGATGTTAAGGCGAGTGTTGTTGGAACGATTGCAGGAATGTTATTAAATAATTATGATTGGCAAAAACCTATAGTTGGTTATACACATATTGATTCAGATACACCAGGATATAAAGTATCACTTCGTTGTTCTAGATTACTTGGTTATGATGGTGTACATTATGGTAATCTTGTAAGGGATATTTCTCAGAAATGTGGTGGTTCTGGTGGAGGACATAGTGTTGCATGTGGTGCATATATTCCAGAGGATAATATAGACCAATTTTTGGAATTATTAAATAATTCTGTTAATTTTAATTAA
- a CDS encoding signal recognition particle subunit SRP19/SEC65 family protein, whose protein sequence is MKTIIWPTYINSEHSRGEGRKLSLEESVEEPKIREISQSLKKLKIQYVVEHNKSYPGSWWEKSGRVVVEQEDMTKLELLRAIAKNIKNSRNN, encoded by the coding sequence ATGAAAACAATAATTTGGCCAACATATATAAATTCAGAACATTCAAGGGGTGAAGGTAGAAAATTATCCCTTGAAGAATCAGTGGAAGAACCTAAAATACGTGAAATTAGTCAGAGTCTAAAAAAATTAAAAATACAATATGTTGTTGAACATAATAAATCTTATCCAGGTTCTTGGTGGGAAAAATCTGGAAGAGTTGTTGTAGAACAAGAAGATATGACTAAATTAGAATTATTACGTGCTATTGCTAAAAATATTAAGAATTCACGTAACAATTAA
- a CDS encoding uroporphyrinogen-III synthase: MSGNNFNNKNVVITRPIERSQTLSDMILKKGGKPIIVPTLELQLVESKELVYIIENIETFDWIVFTSPAGVKSFFKLCKLDIIPSKIAVIGVKTEEELLKYGFKPDLIPKDFTAEGLLESFKSINLKNKNVALPRTLSAREVLPKGLEDYGASVLIAEAYTSGIPHDTTKIIELCNDIIDGLVDIITFTSPLTVKNLMEVYKNSQPSRLDELILALKSRVVVASIGPITAKSLSEYGICTIEPSRYTVKDMVEAILQNI; this comes from the coding sequence ATGTCTGGTAATAATTTTAACAATAAAAATGTTGTAATTACACGTCCTATTGAAAGATCTCAAACATTATCTGATATGATTCTTAAAAAAGGTGGAAAACCAATAATAGTACCTACACTTGAATTACAATTGGTAGAATCTAAGGAATTGGTATATATCATAGAAAATATTGAGACTTTTGATTGGATTGTATTTACATCACCTGCTGGTGTTAAATCCTTTTTTAAACTATGTAAGTTAGATATTATTCCTTCTAAAATAGCAGTAATTGGTGTTAAAACAGAAGAAGAATTGTTAAAATATGGATTTAAGCCAGATTTAATACCAAAAGATTTCACTGCTGAAGGATTATTAGAATCATTCAAATCAATAAATTTAAAAAATAAGAATGTAGCACTTCCAAGAACTTTAAGTGCTCGTGAAGTTTTACCTAAAGGTTTAGAAGATTATGGTGCATCTGTATTAATTGCAGAAGCATACACATCAGGTATTCCTCATGATACAACTAAGATTATTGAATTATGTAATGATATAATAGATGGTCTTGTAGATATTATAACATTTACAAGTCCTCTAACAGTAAAAAATCTTATGGAAGTATATAAAAATAGTCAACCTAGTAGATTAGATGAACTTATATTGGCATTGAAAAGTAGGGTTGTTGTAGCATCAATTGGTCCAATCACTGCTAAATCATTATCAGAATATGGTATTTGTACTATTGAACCTAGTAGATATACTGTTAAAGACATGGTTGAAGCAATTTTACAAAATATTTAA
- the cobA gene encoding uroporphyrinogen-III C-methyltransferase, with product MTVYMLGAGPGDPDLITLKAIKLLKKADVILYDSLANDELLSYAPDDVELIYVGKRAGEHYRKQPEINQLLIDQGKKHETVVRLKGGDPFIFGRGGEEELALLEEGINVEFVPGINSGIGAATSIGLPLTHRAVATSLTLVTGHEDPEKSEKQVNWDYTADTIVVFMGVGLLKKYIPKILKYRSPDTPVCAIEKGTLPDQRIVTGTLADISEKDIRPPALIIIGDVVNIYNKCEELRSKLE from the coding sequence ATGACAGTATATATGTTAGGAGCAGGTCCAGGAGATCCTGATCTAATAACACTTAAAGCAATAAAACTATTAAAAAAAGCAGATGTTATATTATATGATAGCTTAGCTAATGATGAATTACTAAGTTATGCTCCAGACGATGTTGAATTAATATATGTTGGAAAAAGAGCTGGAGAACATTATAGAAAACAACCAGAAATTAATCAATTATTGATTGATCAAGGAAAAAAACATGAAACTGTTGTACGTTTAAAAGGTGGAGATCCATTTATATTTGGACGTGGTGGTGAAGAAGAACTTGCATTACTTGAAGAAGGGATTAATGTAGAATTTGTTCCAGGAATAAATTCAGGTATAGGCGCAGCTACATCTATAGGTTTACCATTAACTCATAGGGCTGTTGCAACAAGTCTTACATTAGTAACAGGTCATGAAGATCCTGAAAAAAGTGAAAAACAAGTAAATTGGGATTATACTGCAGATACTATAGTAGTATTTATGGGTGTTGGATTACTTAAAAAATACATTCCAAAAATACTTAAATATAGATCTCCAGACACGCCAGTTTGTGCAATAGAAAAAGGTACTCTACCTGATCAAAGAATAGTTACTGGAACATTGGCCGATATATCGGAAAAAGATATTCGACCTCCTGCATTAATAATTATTGGGGATGTTGTAAATATCTATAATAAATGTGAAGAATTAAGGAGTAAACTTGAATAA
- the purQ gene encoding phosphoribosylformylglycinamidine synthase subunit PurQ, producing the protein MTDVADVNVGIIRFPGTNCDRDIEYAVNLVGANSHYIYWNETDLSQMDVVIIPGGFSYGDYLRAGSIAGITPIIDAIKDFAKKENPVLGICNGAQILGEIDLVPGVFIENENAKFICKSKKLKVNTTRTPFTKLYKKNEVIDLPIAHKEGRYYTDNLETLYDNNQIVLTFEDGNPNGSLDNITGVCNVDGNVVAVMPHPERAVEKLLRSEDGLKFFKSFLD; encoded by the coding sequence GTGACAGATGTAGCTGATGTTAATGTTGGTATAATTAGATTTCCAGGAACAAACTGTGATAGAGATATAGAATATGCAGTTAATTTAGTAGGTGCTAATTCACATTACATATATTGGAATGAAACTGACTTATCACAGATGGATGTTGTAATAATACCTGGTGGATTTTCATATGGGGATTATTTACGTGCAGGTTCCATTGCAGGTATTACTCCAATTATTGATGCAATAAAAGATTTTGCTAAAAAAGAAAATCCTGTTCTTGGAATATGTAATGGTGCACAGATTCTTGGTGAAATTGATTTAGTTCCAGGAGTTTTTATTGAAAATGAGAATGCAAAATTCATATGTAAAAGTAAAAAACTTAAAGTAAATACTACAAGAACACCATTTACAAAGTTATATAAGAAAAATGAAGTTATTGATTTACCAATAGCACATAAGGAAGGTAGATATTATACAGATAATCTTGAAACATTATATGATAACAATCAGATAGTTTTAACATTTGAAGATGGTAATCCTAATGGTTCTCTTGATAATATAACTGGAGTATGTAATGTTGATGGTAATGTTGTTGCTGTAATGCCTCATCCTGAAAGGGCTGTTGAAAAATTATTACGTTCAGAAGATGGATTAAAATTCTTTAAAAGTTTTCTTGACTAA
- the purS gene encoding phosphoribosylformylglycinamidine synthase subunit PurS, whose translation MNFDVEVKISLKKGMLSPEASTIEKALALLDYEVKNTQTLNIIKFTIDAENKEVASEQVDQMCQKLLCNPVIHDYEITISEE comes from the coding sequence ATGAATTTTGATGTGGAAGTAAAAATAAGTTTAAAAAAAGGTATGCTAAGTCCAGAAGCATCAACTATTGAAAAAGCATTAGCTTTATTAGATTATGAAGTTAAAAATACACAAACACTTAATATTATTAAATTTACAATTGATGCTGAAAATAAGGAAGTTGCTTCAGAACAAGTTGATCAAATGTGTCAAAAATTATTATGTAATCCAGTGATACATGATTATGAAATAACTATTAGTGAGGAATAA
- the purC gene encoding phosphoribosylaminoimidazolesuccinocarboxamide synthase has protein sequence MSEITKELLYTGKAKDVYKTENENEVIIKFRDDITALDGGRKDTLSKKGEYNALISAKLFQILEERGIKTQFIRLVEPNEMLTKSLDMIPLEVICRNIATGSLLRKYPFHRNQELNPPIIQFDYKNDVYHDPMLNDSIITALKIASQEQLDKIREITHVINKVLSKFLKEKGLILVDFKIEFGLDTEGNIVLGDEISPDTTRLWDSETLDNFDKDIFRKGEEGVVDAYHKVVDLVLTTEEKEKWNVEKFED, from the coding sequence ATGAGTGAAATAACAAAAGAATTACTTTATACTGGTAAAGCAAAAGATGTTTATAAAACTGAAAATGAAAATGAAGTAATAATTAAGTTTAGGGATGATATCACTGCTCTTGATGGTGGTAGAAAAGATACCTTATCAAAAAAAGGGGAATATAATGCATTGATATCTGCTAAACTATTCCAAATATTAGAAGAACGTGGAATAAAAACCCAATTTATAAGATTAGTAGAACCAAATGAAATGTTAACAAAATCCCTAGATATGATTCCTCTAGAAGTAATCTGTCGTAATATTGCTACAGGTAGTCTTCTTAGAAAATATCCATTTCATAGAAATCAAGAATTAAATCCTCCAATTATTCAATTTGACTATAAAAATGATGTATATCATGATCCAATGTTAAATGATAGTATTATCACTGCTTTAAAAATAGCTTCACAGGAACAATTAGATAAAATACGTGAAATAACACATGTTATTAACAAAGTATTATCTAAGTTCTTAAAAGAAAAAGGATTAATTCTTGTAGACTTTAAAATTGAATTCGGATTAGATACTGAGGGAAACATAGTATTGGGTGATGAAATAAGTCCAGATACAACTAGATTATGGGATAGTGAAACATTAGACAACTTCGATAAAGATATCTTTAGAAAAGGTGAAGAAGGAGTAGTTGATGCTTATCATAAAGTAGTTGATTTAGTATTAACAACTGAAGAAAAAGAAAAATGGAACGTAGAAAAATTTGAAGATTAA
- the glmS gene encoding glutamine--fructose-6-phosphate transaminase (isomerizing), with protein sequence MCGIVGCVLDKKAAPIIIDSIKKLEYRGYDSVGIATVTDSINVKKGSGKIKEVDDEIKLKDIDGNIGIAHVRWATHGNPTKENAHPHCDCKNKISIVHNGIIENYKELRQELLNEGHVFKSETDTEVIPHLIEKYMDEGLDLLKSVQKTVKRLIGSYALAVLSSDEPDRIIGARNESPLIVGVSDHGNYLASDVPAILNETKKVIYLEDKEIIVLKKDDVTIMDLDLNVLEKKITTITWDPEMAEKGGYEHFMIKEIYEEPQVIKDTLSEAEKIKEIVSKFKNFNRICFVACGTSYHASLIGEYLIESQIGIPTEVILASEFEYFQKTLDKHTLVIFITQSGETADTIKALKIAKKKSETLAIVNVVGSSITREADHVIYTRAGPEISVAATKTYISQLICIYLLVAYLGENEKLLDNLYKISRLSEKILSREEQIREIAKKYKFARDFFYIGRGFNYPTALEGALKLKEITYIHGEGYPAGELKHGPLALIEDNIPVVGILPPGPSYRKTYNNLQEIKARGADMIILGANNDTHLDDIEDKLLFDPEIDEVLSPLLYIIDLQLLAYYISIEKGIDPDKPKNLAKSVTVE encoded by the coding sequence ATGTGTGGAATAGTTGGATGTGTTTTAGATAAAAAAGCTGCTCCTATTATTATTGATTCAATTAAAAAACTTGAATATAGAGGATATGATTCTGTAGGAATTGCTACAGTAACTGATTCAATAAATGTTAAAAAAGGCAGTGGAAAAATTAAAGAAGTTGATGATGAAATCAAACTTAAGGATATTGATGGAAACATAGGTATTGCTCATGTCAGATGGGCTACACATGGAAATCCTACAAAAGAAAATGCACATCCACACTGTGATTGTAAAAATAAGATAAGTATTGTACATAATGGTATAATTGAAAACTACAAAGAATTACGTCAAGAACTACTTAATGAAGGACATGTATTTAAATCAGAAACAGATACTGAAGTTATACCTCATTTAATTGAAAAATATATGGATGAAGGTCTAGACTTATTAAAATCAGTACAAAAAACTGTTAAAAGATTAATAGGATCTTATGCTTTAGCAGTACTTTCATCAGATGAACCTGATAGAATTATTGGAGCAAGAAATGAAAGTCCTTTGATTGTAGGAGTATCAGATCATGGAAACTACCTTGCATCTGATGTTCCTGCTATTTTAAATGAAACTAAGAAAGTAATTTATCTTGAAGATAAAGAAATTATTGTTCTTAAAAAAGATGATGTTACAATAATGGATCTTGACTTAAATGTTCTTGAAAAGAAAATCACCACCATAACATGGGATCCTGAAATGGCAGAAAAAGGTGGATATGAACACTTTATGATAAAAGAAATATATGAAGAACCACAAGTAATTAAGGACACATTATCTGAAGCAGAAAAGATAAAGGAAATCGTTAGTAAATTCAAGAATTTCAATAGAATCTGCTTTGTTGCATGTGGAACATCGTATCATGCTTCACTTATTGGAGAATATCTTATTGAATCCCAGATAGGAATTCCAACAGAAGTAATACTTGCTTCAGAATTTGAATACTTCCAAAAAACATTAGATAAACACACATTAGTAATATTCATAACACAATCAGGAGAAACTGCAGACACAATAAAAGCTCTGAAAATAGCTAAAAAGAAATCAGAGACTTTAGCTATTGTTAATGTAGTTGGAAGTTCCATTACACGTGAAGCAGATCATGTTATATATACAAGAGCAGGACCTGAAATTAGTGTAGCTGCTACTAAAACATACATTAGTCAATTAATATGTATTTACTTACTTGTAGCATATCTTGGTGAAAATGAAAAACTACTTGATAATTTATATAAAATATCAAGATTATCTGAGAAAATACTAAGTAGAGAAGAACAAATAAGAGAAATTGCTAAGAAATATAAGTTTGCACGCGACTTCTTCTATATTGGAAGAGGATTTAACTATCCCACAGCACTTGAAGGAGCATTAAAACTTAAAGAAATAACATATATTCATGGTGAAGGTTATCCTGCAGGTGAATTAAAACATGGCCCACTTGCATTAATAGAAGATAATATACCAGTAGTTGGAATATTACCTCCTGGACCTAGCTATAGAAAAACATACAATAATTTACAGGAAATTAAAGCTAGAGGAGCAGATATGATCATATTAGGTGCTAATAATGACACTCATCTTGATGATATTGAGGATAAATTATTATTTGATCCTGAAATTGATGAAGTATTATCACCATTATTATATATCATTGACTTGCAACTATTAGCATATTATATTAGTATTGAAAAGGGTATAGATCCTGATAAACCAAAAAATCTAGCTAAATCTGTAACAGTAGAATAA
- a CDS encoding acyl-CoA thioesterase has protein sequence MYTTKIEPRIGETDGLRHINNTVLPIWFERARNKIFKIFVPNFELTYKKWNLIMVHSEFNYLKQIYYGYDVEVRTYISKIGKTSFTIFQEAWQNGQLRANGKCVLVYFNFIKEESVVIPKDIREKLKEHYITEEELEKNNKNEIKENINKVEELDYFNLDK, from the coding sequence ATGTATACAACTAAAATAGAACCTAGAATCGGTGAAACAGACGGACTTAGACATATAAACAACACAGTTCTACCAATATGGTTTGAAAGAGCACGAAACAAAATATTTAAAATATTTGTTCCTAACTTTGAATTAACATATAAAAAATGGAATCTTATAATGGTACATTCTGAATTTAATTATTTAAAACAAATATATTATGGATATGATGTAGAAGTTAGAACTTATATTAGTAAGATTGGAAAAACATCATTCACCATTTTCCAAGAAGCTTGGCAAAATGGACAATTAAGAGCTAATGGTAAGTGTGTTTTAGTTTATTTTAATTTTATTAAAGAAGAAAGTGTAGTTATTCCCAAAGATATTCGTGAAAAACTAAAAGAACATTACATTACAGAAGAAGAGCTTGAAAAAAATAATAAAAATGAAATAAAAGAAAATATAAATAAAGTTGAGGAATTAGATTACTTTAACTTAGATAAATAA